A segment of the Streptomyces sp. P9-A2 genome:
ATCACGTCGGCTGCTTCGGCGGTGCGGGCGCCGGTCTTCTCGGTGTTCATGGCTTCGATGGCGGTGCTCATGTCAGGGGTTCCTTGTCGGACGGTGCGGAACGCCCCGGGGTGCCATGGTCCGAAAACGCCAGGCGCCCCGGACCTTGTCGGCCCGGGGCGCCTGGAAAGTTGCTTGTCAGTGGCTCAAGCAGCACGACCATGGCAGCCGGTGGGCCGGTTGCCATAGGTAAAGAGGAAGGTCGGGTGCGTGAGCATGGGACCCAGTATGCCGCGCGGTTTCCGGACATCCAACCAGGGCCGCATGGTGAGACGAACCTCGCTGCGTGATGCGGTCGCGGCGCTGTGGCGTGAGCTTCGGAAGTGAGGGGGAGAGCGGGCACGTGCCTCCCGGTAGAATCGGGAGGCACCAGATCCCGCCCCACCGCCGGAAGGCACCTCGTGTCCTCAGCGACTTCCGCTGCCCACGCGCCCGACACCGTCCTGGTCGTCGATTTCGGCGCGCAGTACGCCCAGCTCATCGCCCGTCGCGTCCGCGAGGCCCGGGTCTACAGCGAGATCGTGCCGAGCACCATGCCGGTCGCGGAGATCCTCGCCAAGAACCCGGCGGCGATCATCCTCTCCGGCGGCCCCTCGTCCGTGTACGCCGAGGGCGCTCCCACCGTCGACCGCGCACTTTTCGAGGCCGGCGTCCCGGTCTTCGGCATGTGCTACGGCTTCCAGCTCATGGCGCAGAGCCTCGGCGGCCAGGTGGACAACACCGGCTCCCGTGAGTACGGCCGTACCGGACTGCACGTCTCCAAGCCGGCCTCCACCCTCTTCGAGGGCACCCCGGAGGAGCAGGAGGTGTGGATGTCGCACGGCGACGCCTGCTCCGCCGCCCCCGAGGGCTTCGCCGTCACGGCGTCCACGGACATCGTCCCGGTCGCCGCCTTCGAGAACGACGCCAAGAAGCTCTACGGCGTCCAGTACCACCCCGAGGTCATGCACTCCACGCACGGCCAGCAGGTGCTGGAGCACTTCCTGTACCGGGGCGCCGGCCTGAGCCCGGACTGGACCACGGGCAACGTCATCGAGGAGCAGGTCGCCGCCATCCGCGAGCAGGTCGGCGACCGGCGCGCCATCTGCGGCCTCTCCGGCGGGGTGGACTCCGCCGTCGCCGCGGCCCTCGTCCAGAAGGCCATCGGATCCCAGCTGACCTGCGTGTACGTCGACCACGGTCTGATGCGCAAGGGCGAGACCGAACAGGTCGAGAAGGACTTCGTGGCCGCGACCGGC
Coding sequences within it:
- the guaA gene encoding glutamine-hydrolyzing GMP synthase, which gives rise to MSSATSAAHAPDTVLVVDFGAQYAQLIARRVREARVYSEIVPSTMPVAEILAKNPAAIILSGGPSSVYAEGAPTVDRALFEAGVPVFGMCYGFQLMAQSLGGQVDNTGSREYGRTGLHVSKPASTLFEGTPEEQEVWMSHGDACSAAPEGFAVTASTDIVPVAAFENDAKKLYGVQYHPEVMHSTHGQQVLEHFLYRGAGLSPDWTTGNVIEEQVAAIREQVGDRRAICGLSGGVDSAVAAALVQKAIGSQLTCVYVDHGLMRKGETEQVEKDFVAATGVQLKVVDASERFLAALKGVSDPEEKRKIIGREFIRVFEQAQAEIIADAGPAVEFLVQGTLYPDVVESGGGTGTANIKSHHNVGGLPEDLEFQLIEPLRQLFKDEVRRVGQELGLPDEIVQRQPFPGPGLGIRIVGEVTKERLDLLREADAIARKELTEAGLDRDIWQCPVVLLADVRSVGVQGDGRTYGHPIVLRPVSSEDAMTADWSRLPYDVLAKISTRITNEVRDVNRVVLDVTSKPPGTIEWE